Proteins found in one Anopheles aquasalis chromosome 3, idAnoAquaMG_Q_19, whole genome shotgun sequence genomic segment:
- the LOC126576795 gene encoding uncharacterized protein LOC126576795: MHHDDKAETPGAIAISQLLRPSRIVQVLLFSVVLATAFSSVSAQSSGYNYPKPTTTTSAPFTGYNYPKPSKPFNEGYTYTTPKCPLVLPSTTTTTSTSTIVSTSVRTETLPPVTQTSTSTSYITLPPIVQIETSSVFVTLTSTEIQPTTVTSLLTTTYCQPNSYLPPPPPPPPPNTYLPVEPPSKEYLPAAGDGATTPSRQPNADAVIRTSSSVDQTTPQQSNGAGTGTFISTFVSQQQSGPIKRAAGVTGKFRDSWERTELNEVAAETGQPAINIIYLDGQSGATARGPQPSAALMNWLLCKFNLSTGSCNGDPTN; the protein is encoded by the exons ATGCATCACGACGATAAGGCCGAGACGCCAGGCGCGATAGCCATTTCACAGCTTCTAAGGCCT TCACGAATCGTACAGGTGTTACTcttctcggtggtgctggccacaGCATTCTCGTCCGTCAGTGCCCAGAGCAGTGGCTACAACTaccccaaaccaaccaccacgacTTCTGCTCCGTTTACGGGTTACAACTACCCGAAACCATCGAAACCTTTCAACGAAGGTTACACCTATACGACACCAAAGTGTCCGCTGGTACTGCCgagcaccacgaccaccacaagCACCTCAACGATTGTCTCGACGAGCGTCCGTACGGAAACACTGCCTCCTGTGACCCAGACTTCGACTTCAACTTCCTACATTACGCTCCCTCCAATCGTACAGATCGAAACGTCCAGCGTTTTCGTGACCCTAACGTCAACCGAAATCCAACCGACGACCGTCACTTCCCTCCTGACGACCACCTACTGTCAACCGAATAGCTATCtgccacctccgccaccaccaccaccaccaaacacctaCCTTCCGGTTGAACCACCCTCGAAGGAGTATCTTCCGGCGGCCGGAGATGGAGCCACCACGCCATCACGCCAACCGAACGCCGATGCCGTCATCCGGACGTCCTCGTCGGTGGATCAAACCACGCCGCAGCAGAGCAACGGAGCCGGAACGGGGACATTCATTTCCACCTTCGTAAGTCAGCAGCAGAGCGGACCGATCAAGCGAGCTGCTGGCGTCACGGGGAAGTTCAGAGACTCCTGGGAGCGTACGGAGTTGAATGAGGTGGCCGCAGAGACCGGACAACCGGCCATTAACATCATCTACCTGGATGGACAGTCCGGTGCCACGGCTAGAGGACCGCAACCGTCGGCCGCGCTGATGAACTGGTTGCTCTGCAAGTTCAATCTCTCCACCGGATCGTGCAATGGCGATCCGACGAACTAG
- the LOC126579196 gene encoding uncharacterized protein LOC126579196, whose product MKMQTRAAAAAAAWLVVLMVCLYGTTILPVAAVPFDGYEYPAPDNQLTYPACQPSTSIVTSTITKPTTVLRTDYRTVTSTRIVPTTTTATVRQTVTDVQYDTVTETLPPITSFRTETRTQTVTSRTVETSFFTETIPVTQTLTRTQTSILTMPVTRIVSTTLTDTVTSTSVPPAITRFNTLTKTLTTTLIDTETVTDTLTSTLVRTTPVTQFRTKTDTRTVTSTVPKIVPTTVTSTKVERSTVTLPCNDRQYLPPPPPPTCPPPNRDYLPPQQQVAQSANYAPALPPRKDVSYLLGRKNLFQLL is encoded by the coding sequence ATGAAGATGCagacgagagcagcagcagcagcagcagcctggttggtggtgctgatggtatGCCTGTACGGTACCACCATCCTCCCCGTTGcggccgttccgttcgatggaTACGAATATCCGGCACCGGATAATCAGCTCACGTACCCGGCATGCCAACCGAGCACCTCGATCGTCACGTCAACGATCACAAAACCAACGACGGTCCTGCGGACGGACTACCGGACAGTTACCTCGACCCGGATCGTTCCAACGACCACAaccgccaccgttcgccaaACCGTGACCGACGTGCAGTACGATACGGTGACGGAAACGTTGCCACCGATCACTTCATTCCGTACGGAAACCCGCACCCAAACCGTGACATCGCGCACCGTCGAAACGTCGTTCTTTACCGAAACGATCCCCGTGACGCAAACGCTCACCCGAACCCAAACCAGCATCCTGACGATGCCGGTAACGCGGATTGTTTCGACGACGCTCACGGACACGGTCACTAGCACCTCCGTACCACCGGCCATCACCCGGTTCAACACGCTCACCAAAACGCTTACAACGACGCTGATCGATACGGAAACGGTCACGGATACGTTGACCAGCACCCTCGTCCGGACAACGCCCGTGACGCAGTTCCGCACCAAGACGGATACACGCACCGTTACCAGCACGGTACCGAAGATCGTTCCGACGACCGTAACCAGCACGAAGGTGGAACGTTCGACGGTGACGCTGCCGTGTAACGATCGCCAGTAtcttccgccaccaccgccgccaaccTGCCCACCGCCAAACCGTGATTATCtgccaccgcagcagcaagtggcaCAATCGGCGAACTACGCCCCAGCGCTCCCACCGAGGAAGGACGTTTCGTATCTGCTCGGACGCAAGAACCTTTTCCAGTTGCTCTAG
- the LOC126579187 gene encoding coronin-1C-like: protein MSSVCARSSTFNFGGTRSEFVGKLRALCEAGGVTGLAGAGGAGGSAGAGTGGGVDEKRISKSTDDIADESDMTNTQLWFRGVRPSKFRHVYGLPTRKECCYTDISVVRSGNDGNFCAVNPTFLAIVADTTFVVIPLNQTGRIDFQCCKVIGHTGQILDLKWNPFDDHMIASASDDCTIKIWKIPEGGLTSNLTECSTELVGHKRKVLHIEWHPTAANVLLSAGFDHLVCVWDIGNTERPLLNVIDCHVDMIYSLAINRDGSMIATTSKDKKLRIIEPRSGIVVSEGVCHLGTKCSKAVFLDSNRILTTGFSRHSDRQYAVWDQHDLRKALTQEVIDSSSGIVTPYYDYDTRMVYLAGKGDGNIRYYEVVDEPPYVYYLNQFLSGQPQKALGFMPKRGLNVNQCEVFRFYKLHAAGNVCEPISMIVPRKSTLFQSDLYPDTVANVPAIGAKEWFSGRNVSPIMMSMKTGESIMDVTNSKLNRSSSTTEAVKVQRTHSIHHLTNGNATVNGTTNGMNGSHHVGPATNNGNINGNQQQQQQQGHYGQNLTNGTTTIHSTIGTNRLSINKENEQQQQHQLDNRKLDNNTKKFAFLSQPTIPDYRPQTIIEKSQKTSTNQSTKFHQLQAIFGQQTTNHKDIANLQNNLLSTGSRNSSRNSSLENINLLNSENELRKAFSKQADEIKSLRKSLNGSEKRVRELEAEVKRLQQQLKQHQ from the exons ATGAGTAGTGTTTGTGCGCGTTCGTCCACGTTCAAT TTCGGTGGTACACGCAGCGAGTTCGTCGGGAAGCTGCGCGCCCTCTGTGAGGCCGGTGGTGTAACGGGTcttgccggtgctggtggtgcaggtgggTCAGCAGGTGCAGGTACCGGAGGAGGTGTCGACGAGAAGCGCATCAGCAAAAGCACCGACGATATCGCCGACGAGAGCGATATGACCAACACACAG CTTTGGTTCCGTGGCGTAAGACCGTCCAAGTTCCGGCACGTGTACGGTCTGCCGACACGCAAGGAGTGCTGCTACACCGATATCAGCGTCGTGCGCAGTGGCAACGATGGTAACTTTTGTGCCGTCAATCCAACCTTCCTGGCGATCGTGGCCGATACGACGTTCGTCGTGATTCCGCTCAACCAGACGGGACGCATCGATTTCCAGTGCTGCAAGGTGATTGGCCATACGGGCCAGATACTGGACCTTAAGTGGAACCCCTTCGACGATCACATGATCGCGTCGGCATCGGACGACTGCACG attaaaatatggaaaatccCGGAAGGTGGGCTGACCAGCAATCTGACCGAATGCTCGACCGAGCTGGTCGGCCATAAGCGCAAGGTGCTGCACATCGAGTGGCATCCGACGGCGGCGAACGTGCTGCTGAGTGCGGGTTTCGATCATCTCGTGTGCGTATGGGACATTGGCAACACGGAGCGACCGCTGCTGAACGTGATCGACTGCCATGTGGATATGATCTACAGTTTGGCGATCAATCGCGACGGTTCGATGATTGCGACCACCTCCAAGGATAAGAAGCTGCGCATTATCGAGCCGAGAAGTGGTATCGTGGTGTCG GAAGGAGTATGCCATCTGGGTACCAAGTGCTCGAAGGCCGTGTTTCTGGATAGCAACCGGATCCTGACGACGGGCTTTTCGCGTCACTCCGATCGCCAGTATGCGGTGTGGGATCAGCACGATCTGCGGAAAGCGCTGACACAGGAGGTGATCGATAGCTCGAGTGGCATCGTAACGCCGTACTACGACTACGACACGCGCATGGTGTATCTGGCGGGCAAGGGTGATGGCAATATACGGTACTACGAGGTGGTCGATGAACCACCGTACGTTTACTATCTGAACCAGTTTCTCTCCGGCCAACCCCAGAAGGCACTCGGGTTCATGCCAAAGCGTGGCCTGAACGTGAACCAGTGCGAAGTGTTCCGGTTCTACAAACTGCACGCTGCCGGTAACGTTTGCGAACCGATTTCGATGATTGTGCCGCGCAAGTCGACCCTTTTCCAGAGCGATCTGTACCCGGACACGGTCGCCAATGTACCGGCGATCGGGGCGAAAGAGTGGTTCTCCGGTCGCAATGTGTCACCGATCATGATGTCCATGAAGACGG GTGAATCGATCATGGATGTTACCAACAGCAAGttgaaccgcagcagcagcaccaccgaggcGGTGAAAGTCCAACGAACACACTCCATCCATCATCTGACCAATGGTAATGCCACTGTCAATGGTACCACCAACGGTATGAACGGATCGCACCATGTCGGACCCGCaaccaacaacggcaacatcaatggcaaccagcaacagcagcagcagcagggtcaCTATGGACAGAACTTaaccaacggcaccaccaccatacactCCACGATCGGCACGAATCGTCTTTCGATCAACAAAgaaaacgaacagcagcaacagcatcagctcgATAACCGCAAGCTCGACAACAACACGAAGAAGTTTGCGTTCCTCTCCCAACCGACCATTCCCGATTACAGACCACAAACG ATTATCGAAAAGAGCCAGAAAACGTCCACCAACCAGAGTACAAAGTTCCACCAGCTGCAGGCCATCTTCGGGCAGCAGACGACGAACCACAAGGACATTGCCAATCTGCAGAACAACCTGCTTAGCACGGGCTCGCGCAACAGCTCCCGCAACAGCTCGCTCGAGAACATCAATCTGCTCAACTCGGAGAATGAG CTACGAAAGGCGTTCAGCAAGCAGGCGGATGAAATCAAGAGCCTGCGCAAATCGCTCAACGGCTCGGAAAAGCGTGTCCGTGAGCTGGAGGCCGAAGTGAAGCggttgcaacagcagctaaAGCAACACCAGTAG
- the LOC126579197 gene encoding uncharacterized protein LOC126579197: MPKSQTKNGGTETKMKQLMVVGAVFLMAAVQSATAISCYTCNTTDSTTPFQCSEWFERFDKPDLKPVDCSNVYGAKFCIKHIGRFEATGILCYQCSSAHSMFCSDLLIADEASPFKPEPCDHVFEAEYCIKSTAMHDGIGAKRYCSSRDLGNYCNYVRNPGDQIEYRSCIFTCDTDGCNGASRQSTLSTLAIVLLAVAGMWRTFQRQH, encoded by the exons ATgccaaaaagccaaacaaaaaacggggGAACAGAAACCAAAATGAAGCAGCTAATGGTGGTGGGTGCGGTCTTCCTAATGGCGGCAGTGCAAAGTG CGACGGCCATCAGCTGCTACACATGTAATACGACCGACTCGACGACGCCATTCCAGTGCAGCGAATGGTTCGAGCGATTCGACAAACCCGACCTGAAGCCGGTCGACTGTTCCAACGTTTACGGGGCCAAGTTCTGCATCAAGCATATTGGTCGCTTCGAAG CAACCGGCATACTCTGCTACCAGTGTTCATCGGCACACTCCATGTTCTGTTCGGATCTGCTGATCGCGGACGAGGCGTCCCCATTCAAGCCGGAACCGTGTGATCACGTGTTCGAGGCAGAATATTGCATCAAATCAACGGCAATGCATG ATGGTATCGGTGCCAAGCGATACTGTTCATCGCGTGACCTGGGCAACTACTGCAACTACGTGCGGAATCCGGGCGATCAGATCGAGTACCGATCGTGCATCTTCACGTGCGATACCGACGGTTGTAATGGTGCTTCCCGGCAATCCACGCTCAGCACGCTTGCCATCGTTCTGCTGGCAGTGGCCGGCATGTGGCGTACATTCCAACGGCAGCATTAA